The proteins below come from a single Eubacterium limosum genomic window:
- a CDS encoding cohesin domain-containing protein: MKSKTSFLILLLLITAIIYTPAVFAQQGETNISKTEENDMVIYSLNLAQNSNIQAADFVLSYKGENLEFVEIKNGPLASAENTMVARNHVAEEKKIYCSYASLNPNENGGTILNVYFKKISNSSEQPVVGIEVKDQYNENNELMSEKLITGDLSVAAVETDKSINDSDAPSTALEASEENIPVQIDNINEETSENNNVNDMKSNTDTFSNQRMISAIVVGMILVLLIVVAVVVKKNKKNSKNS, encoded by the coding sequence ATGAAATCAAAAACATCTTTTTTAATCCTATTATTATTGATAACTGCCATCATTTATACGCCAGCCGTTTTTGCGCAGCAAGGCGAAACAAATATTTCTAAAACAGAAGAAAATGATATGGTAATCTACAGTTTGAATCTGGCACAGAATTCAAATATTCAAGCAGCCGATTTTGTCCTTTCTTACAAAGGAGAAAATCTGGAATTTGTGGAAATAAAAAATGGGCCCCTTGCGTCTGCAGAAAATACGATGGTGGCCAGAAATCATGTAGCTGAGGAAAAAAAGATTTATTGCAGTTATGCCTCGCTTAACCCCAATGAGAACGGCGGTACGATTTTAAATGTTTACTTTAAAAAAATATCCAATTCTTCGGAACAGCCGGTTGTAGGAATCGAAGTTAAAGATCAGTACAATGAAAACAATGAGCTTATGAGCGAAAAGTTGATAACAGGAGACCTATCGGTGGCGGCTGTAGAAACGGATAAATCCATCAATGACAGCGACGCTCCATCAACAGCTCTAGAAGCGTCGGAAGAAAATATTCCCGTTCAAATTGATAATATAAACGAGGAAACATCTGAGAATAATAATGTAAACGATATGAAAAGTAATACTGATACGTTTTCCAATCAAAGGATGATTTCAGCGATTGTTGTAGGAATGATTCTCGTACTGCTCATCGTTGTTGCGGTGGTGGTAAAGAAAAATAAAAAGAATTCCAAAAACAGCTGA
- a CDS encoding leucine-rich repeat protein, giving the protein MKVKEFFALILALVLCIVAVPANVFAENTVFTEPVLVNEEISENQGSKKTEEKATDKADIKAEEPERTETPDSTEENSEALDLPNFNLQQTEPAAESFEEYYGAAAKDILEEGDYQYKSIENGVEIVKYTGNDAKVVIPDTLVEKEVVSIGEKAFANNKTLESVDIGRNVQKVGEYSFYYCEKLSDVNILASLTTIGNNAFSGCYALYNIEIPASVATIGESALGSYSGLKIFGEWGSAAQIYASQNGLTFIDVKGAKKSGDFYYEDAIYFDHSTPGASAEYRGIRILSYEGDAADLRLSVLEGQKIVEIGKNAFRGNGFLKNVSFGPEIRLINNGAFAECKNLKNIELNKGLIEIQFRAFGATAIEQVVIPESVKILGGSTFSGCKKLKIVVTGAGVTEIPDSFSGECETLEAVTFKGQITKIGSSAFRNCKKLTDFEIPKSVITIDYGAFAYCTNMHFIEIPENVTNIGGGLFSGIESIVIKGTTGSAAEQYAIENNQIFITDRTSKSGDFYYDDVDGGVKIMGYTGTDKPKLTLSKIEGKNIIEIGFNVFRSHSELIEVNFGTSVKKIGNYAFYYCQNLSTVHLNEGLEKIDHHAFSYSGVTTIDIPDSVKELGVYESKERADSLSGCAIFEQCNDLKSVTVGAGLSVIPAKTFSYCEKLKTVDFKEKSSLIEIGSWAFAGCDSIKQLSLPEGLQKIQDYAFYSCDELNKAIIPASITNIHSNENQHAFSSDNLLCIFGKKNTQAEAFAKRSGIPFVSEQTPKENGYYYENIEGGVKIIRAENTGNASLPEKLGGEPVIALEKASFVGDMDLTEVSSAKLKSIGGYAFKGCENLKKINIGSKLDTIGEWAFSKCKGLEAANISTKALGAGAFTYCDKLSSVTLSDLEKLESTTFGRSGLKSLTLPDTIKILGEEAILQSNLEIVRISSQAQNVTLENNSMASDHLKSAYLPSGVTIIRERTFGWQPPEDLSIYGEAGTVAEAYANAHNITFSTEMWQQGDVNKDSNINASDALMDLQHAVKELTLTDSDFVRGDVNKDNVVNASDGLQILRYSVKEINHFD; this is encoded by the coding sequence ATGAAAGTTAAAGAATTTTTTGCATTGATCCTGGCGCTTGTACTGTGTATAGTGGCAGTGCCCGCCAATGTCTTTGCAGAAAACACAGTGTTTACAGAACCCGTTTTAGTAAATGAAGAAATATCGGAAAACCAGGGAAGTAAAAAAACAGAAGAAAAAGCCACAGATAAAGCGGACATTAAAGCTGAAGAGCCGGAGAGGACGGAAACGCCTGACAGCACAGAAGAAAACAGCGAGGCTTTGGATTTACCAAACTTTAATTTGCAGCAGACAGAGCCAGCAGCGGAGAGTTTTGAAGAATACTACGGAGCAGCAGCTAAAGACATTTTAGAAGAAGGCGATTATCAGTATAAAAGCATCGAAAATGGCGTTGAGATTGTAAAGTATACTGGAAATGACGCGAAAGTCGTTATTCCAGATACTTTGGTAGAAAAAGAAGTGGTGTCGATTGGCGAAAAGGCTTTTGCCAATAATAAAACTCTTGAGAGTGTTGATATCGGAAGAAACGTTCAAAAAGTCGGGGAGTATTCATTTTATTATTGTGAAAAGCTTAGTGATGTGAATATACTAGCATCGCTAACAACGATTGGAAACAATGCGTTTTCAGGATGTTACGCTTTATATAATATCGAAATTCCAGCCAGTGTCGCCACTATTGGGGAAAGTGCTTTGGGATCGTACAGCGGCCTGAAGATTTTTGGCGAATGGGGCAGCGCGGCACAGATTTATGCAAGTCAAAATGGATTGACGTTTATTGATGTAAAAGGCGCAAAAAAATCGGGCGATTTTTATTATGAAGATGCGATTTACTTTGACCACTCAACTCCAGGAGCAAGTGCTGAATATCGTGGCATCCGTATTCTCTCCTACGAGGGCGATGCAGCAGATCTGAGGCTGTCCGTTTTAGAGGGGCAGAAGATTGTTGAAATTGGAAAAAATGCCTTTAGAGGTAATGGTTTCTTGAAAAATGTTTCCTTTGGACCGGAGATTAGATTAATCAATAATGGAGCCTTTGCTGAATGTAAAAATTTAAAAAACATTGAGTTAAATAAAGGCCTGATTGAAATTCAGTTTCGAGCGTTTGGAGCAACCGCGATTGAACAGGTGGTCATTCCCGAGTCTGTAAAAATTTTAGGAGGGAGCACTTTTTCTGGATGTAAGAAACTGAAAATTGTAGTGACCGGTGCTGGCGTTACGGAAATACCAGATTCCTTTTCAGGAGAGTGCGAGACTTTAGAAGCGGTAACTTTCAAAGGACAAATTACAAAAATTGGATCAAGCGCCTTTAGAAACTGTAAAAAGCTGACCGACTTTGAAATTCCCAAAAGTGTTATCACTATTGATTATGGTGCATTTGCTTATTGTACAAATATGCATTTTATTGAAATTCCAGAAAACGTCACGAATATCGGAGGGGGACTCTTTTCAGGTATTGAATCTATTGTTATTAAAGGCACGACAGGAAGCGCCGCAGAGCAATATGCGATAGAAAATAACCAAATTTTTATAACAGATCGGACATCCAAGTCCGGTGATTTTTATTATGATGATGTGGACGGCGGTGTGAAAATTATGGGTTACACGGGAACAGATAAACCAAAACTGACACTTTCAAAAATTGAAGGTAAAAACATTATTGAAATTGGTTTTAATGTCTTTCGCAGTCATAGCGAACTGATAGAAGTAAACTTTGGAACAAGTGTCAAAAAAATTGGCAACTACGCGTTTTACTATTGCCAGAATTTATCGACGGTTCATTTAAACGAAGGCCTTGAAAAAATTGACCACCATGCTTTTAGTTATTCTGGCGTAACGACCATTGACATTCCGGATTCTGTTAAAGAACTTGGAGTATATGAGTCAAAAGAACGAGCGGATTCTTTATCGGGATGTGCTATTTTTGAACAATGTAATGATCTAAAGTCTGTTACAGTCGGTGCGGGACTCAGCGTTATACCGGCAAAAACTTTCTCATATTGTGAAAAGTTAAAAACAGTAGATTTTAAAGAGAAAAGCAGCCTGATTGAAATCGGTTCATGGGCCTTTGCCGGGTGCGACTCAATCAAACAGCTTTCTTTACCGGAGGGTCTGCAAAAAATTCAGGATTATGCATTTTATAGCTGTGATGAACTAAACAAGGCGATAATTCCGGCAAGTATAACAAATATTCATTCTAACGAAAATCAGCACGCTTTTAGCTCAGATAATTTACTGTGCATTTTTGGCAAAAAAAATACTCAGGCAGAAGCTTTTGCAAAAAGATCTGGTATTCCATTTGTCAGCGAACAGACGCCGAAAGAAAATGGATATTATTATGAAAATATCGAGGGCGGCGTAAAAATTATCAGAGCAGAGAACACCGGAAATGCATCGCTTCCAGAAAAACTGGGCGGAGAGCCGGTTATTGCCCTTGAAAAAGCGTCCTTTGTCGGAGATATGGATTTAACAGAGGTTAGCAGTGCGAAGCTTAAATCAATTGGAGGCTATGCCTTTAAAGGCTGTGAAAATCTTAAAAAAATAAATATCGGCAGTAAGCTGGACACAATTGGAGAATGGGCTTTCAGCAAATGTAAGGGACTTGAAGCTGCTAATATTTCCACAAAGGCCTTAGGTGCCGGAGCTTTTACTTATTGTGACAAACTGTCCAGTGTAACCCTGTCAGATCTTGAAAAACTTGAAAGTACAACCTTTGGTCGCTCTGGATTAAAATCGCTTACTTTGCCAGATACCATTAAAATATTAGGAGAAGAGGCGATTCTTCAAAGCAATTTGGAAATAGTCCGAATTTCTTCCCAAGCACAAAATGTGACTCTAGAAAACAACTCCATGGCTTCCGATCATCTGAAGTCTGCTTATTTGCCCTCAGGCGTAACGATTATTAGAGAAAGAACCTTTGGATGGCAACCGCCAGAAGATTTAAGTATTTATGGTGAAGCAGGGACAGTGGCGGAAGCTTATGCCAATGCACACAACATTACTTTCAGCACAGAAATGTGGCAGCAGGGAGATGTCAACAAAGACAGCAACATTAATGCCTCTGACGCCTTGATGGACTTACAGCACGCGGTCAAAGAACTGACATTGACGGACAGTGATTTTGTCAGAGGTGATGTCAATAAAGATAATGTCGTCAATGCCTCTGACGGCTTGCAGATTTTAAGGTATTCGGTGAAGGAAATTAATCATTTTGATTGA
- a CDS encoding O-antigen ligase family protein produces MGEQKRKRKNSNKKSKKDKRNSVILTNNKNAAAARKKGVDFFKVILFTIPFFYGLFYEFTACLSGIALAVFLIYWIYKQETFCFGGTGASLLMVFFLCYLLTCIWAVDRGMAFAGFIKISPCILFLLVMMQFTRNEIRDCLQVVPLSSAVMAVLSISGFIIPEFSNWFIDGGRLGGFFQYANSFALYLLLGIVVIGFRNERSPVNMALFGILLLGIFLTGSRTVFVLTAVLVLVLLIKAEKIRLPLLGIFSVLLAVVLVYVILSGDTGGIGRFTKLFTQSTELWGRVLYWKDSIHLLIENPFGIGSSGYYYIQPQVQTGVYSTRYVHNMLLQMGMDAGIPAMLIFGFVFLKTLFSEKRSFMEKTLLMLIGIHSFVDFDLQFLCIWFILLMVFDLGKVRTISTPLIAKKAFITILALISGFYTYLGIGFYSGHIGNYENALKILPFETEFKTNMILEGSSENDTIRLSKDILNTNDAVALAYEGMVLEAGQRQDYESMILYKQESIKRAKYDEKRYEEYLKILEETMDFYNKRGEIEKIYYYGDMALQIPDMLRQVENNTDPIAYQIKDKPQLELSENARVYLNQLQECLIH; encoded by the coding sequence ATGGGAGAACAAAAAAGAAAAAGAAAAAATTCAAATAAGAAGAGTAAAAAAGACAAAAGAAACAGTGTTATATTGACAAATAATAAAAATGCAGCCGCTGCCAGAAAAAAAGGCGTTGACTTTTTTAAAGTGATTTTATTTACTATTCCCTTTTTCTACGGATTGTTTTACGAATTCACAGCCTGTCTTTCTGGCATAGCACTGGCAGTATTTCTGATTTATTGGATTTATAAACAAGAAACTTTTTGTTTTGGCGGAACAGGCGCCAGCCTGCTGATGGTTTTCTTTCTCTGCTATCTGCTCACCTGCATCTGGGCGGTTGATCGGGGAATGGCCTTTGCAGGATTTATCAAGATTTCGCCTTGCATTTTGTTTTTACTGGTAATGATGCAGTTCACGCGGAATGAGATCAGGGACTGCCTGCAAGTGGTTCCGTTGTCGAGTGCCGTAATGGCTGTTTTATCCATTTCTGGGTTTATCATTCCGGAATTTTCCAACTGGTTTATTGATGGTGGACGATTGGGCGGATTTTTCCAATATGCCAACAGCTTTGCTCTTTATCTGCTTTTGGGAATAGTTGTTATTGGCTTTAGGAATGAACGTAGCCCTGTGAATATGGCGCTATTTGGTATTTTACTGCTCGGTATTTTTCTGACAGGCAGCCGAACTGTTTTTGTCTTAACGGCTGTGCTTGTATTGGTCTTGTTGATAAAGGCTGAAAAAATACGGCTGCCTCTTTTGGGGATTTTCAGCGTACTCCTTGCCGTGGTTCTGGTGTATGTCATTCTATCGGGAGATACTGGCGGAATTGGACGGTTTACAAAACTGTTCACCCAGTCCACAGAGTTATGGGGGCGTGTATTATACTGGAAGGATTCCATACATCTTTTGATCGAGAATCCTTTTGGTATTGGCAGTTCGGGTTATTATTACATACAGCCTCAGGTGCAGACGGGCGTTTATTCCACGCGATACGTTCATAACATGCTATTGCAGATGGGGATGGACGCGGGGATCCCGGCTATGTTGATTTTTGGATTTGTATTTTTAAAAACACTTTTTTCTGAAAAGCGCAGCTTTATGGAAAAAACACTATTGATGCTCATCGGTATCCATAGTTTTGTAGATTTTGATTTACAATTTTTGTGCATATGGTTCATCTTACTTATGGTGTTTGATCTGGGTAAGGTGAGAACAATTTCTACACCCCTCATTGCTAAAAAGGCATTTATAACTATTTTGGCACTTATATCAGGGTTTTACACTTATCTTGGAATTGGTTTTTATTCAGGACATATAGGTAATTATGAAAATGCTTTAAAGATACTGCCATTTGAAACTGAGTTTAAGACAAATATGATTTTAGAGGGCTCGTCAGAGAATGACACTATCCGTTTATCAAAAGATATTTTGAACACGAATGATGCGGTGGCACTGGCTTATGAAGGAATGGTTCTAGAGGCAGGGCAACGTCAGGATTATGAGTCAATGATTTTGTATAAGCAGGAGTCTATTAAGCGTGCTAAATATGATGAAAAACGTTATGAAGAATATTTGAAAATTCTTGAGGAGACTATGGATTTTTATAATAAACGCGGCGAAATTGAAAAAATTTATTATTATGGAGATATGGCGTTACAAATTCCTGATATGCTTAGGCAGGTGGAGAATAATACCGATCCGATCGCTTATCAGATAAAAGATAAACCTCAATTGGAATTGTCGGAAAACGCCCGTGTTTATTTAAATCAGCTTCAAGAATGTTTAATTCATTAG
- a CDS encoding bacterial Ig-like domain-containing protein translates to MKKKSLMKKMTSLIVALALMLTMIPAALAEEPMRVSLSTEAGEIKPGEEFTVTVNVSEGSKMGAFDYTINYNSDEVEVVKAVKGDAFKRWTDRLDEEGKSSPTWTINKEIAGELNLAIASPEWMTEGGALLVVTFKAKTKAVMGDAQITQTIKNCEHAKGQGAMETVPAINEEDVTIKDKVKVDPDVSAVTLKTAPTKTSYITDKETFDPAGGVITATYTNEATQDFNLTAEMCSGYDLSKSGKYAVDVTYKNVKAAKGFDITVAERSITSAVFTEPTGDQRNYLQGKPEQHLDLTGAFWQVEYSDRTSEEIAVTEAMCSGYNLENAGNQNVTVRLPGWDTAGSFEIYVKAKTVTTIAMDSAPAKTEYVAGKDTKLDVSGGKLKVTYDNGVTESIALTDVMCSGYDLNTLGTQTVTVTYGEKTTSFTINVRKEIDRLEVTPPTKLEYVEGQTFDPAGGKVKLIYTDKTEETVDLTAEMCQGMDMSKAGTYAVMVSCQNKQVEKAFDVKVIPKTIVAAQFTAPTSDQTNYLEGKKNQHLDLTGAHWTAQYNDGDEKEIAVTEAMCSDYDFNKPGNQTVTVTLPEWKTPATFAITVIEKTVTGVSMNTLPGKTEYIAGQDMSLDVTGGKLSIVYDNGNSEIVNLTADMCSTVDLTTLGVQTVKVTYAEKETSFNISVKKALKTIEWNTEPTKTTYKQGSAFAADGAINAIYTDGSNALAIPVTVEMCSGYQMEKAGKQVVVVTYTQKAEDTIVAGNKSLSYTIAIDGITLKTTPQKLEYKMGEALNPAGLSVVFYDSTKDAEATIVWESTLLKVSGYDANKEGTQKITVIYTDHNTKEEYQLKDAFEVTVVKQIPVNNDKNKKDGKNNSSNPSTGTAAGSAAVIAALFVLTAVGIRAYQIRRK, encoded by the coding sequence ATGAAAAAGAAGTCATTGATGAAAAAAATGACCAGTCTGATTGTGGCTTTGGCATTGATGCTGACAATGATACCAGCTGCATTGGCAGAGGAGCCAATGCGTGTATCATTATCAACGGAAGCTGGAGAGATCAAACCAGGCGAAGAATTCACTGTGACGGTTAATGTGTCAGAAGGCTCAAAGATGGGAGCCTTCGATTATACCATTAACTACAATTCAGATGAAGTGGAAGTGGTAAAAGCCGTTAAAGGCGATGCCTTTAAACGATGGACTGATCGTCTCGATGAGGAAGGAAAGAGTTCCCCGACCTGGACGATTAACAAAGAAATCGCAGGCGAATTAAATCTTGCGATCGCCTCTCCTGAGTGGATGACAGAAGGAGGTGCTCTGCTCGTTGTGACCTTTAAGGCTAAAACCAAAGCGGTTATGGGGGATGCGCAGATTACACAGACCATTAAAAACTGTGAACACGCTAAAGGTCAGGGTGCAATGGAAACTGTACCTGCAATCAATGAAGAAGATGTTACCATCAAAGATAAGGTGAAAGTCGACCCCGATGTCAGTGCTGTCACATTAAAAACTGCGCCGACAAAGACCAGTTATATTACTGATAAAGAGACATTTGATCCTGCCGGCGGCGTTATCACTGCGACCTATACAAATGAGGCCACTCAGGATTTTAATTTGACAGCAGAAATGTGCAGTGGTTATGATTTGAGTAAATCCGGTAAGTATGCCGTTGATGTTACTTATAAAAATGTTAAGGCGGCAAAAGGTTTCGATATTACAGTAGCCGAACGTTCAATTACTTCAGCGGTCTTTACGGAGCCAACGGGAGATCAAAGAAACTATCTCCAGGGAAAACCTGAGCAGCATCTGGATTTAACAGGAGCTTTCTGGCAAGTGGAATATAGTGATAGAACCAGCGAAGAGATTGCTGTGACAGAAGCAATGTGCTCTGGCTATAATCTTGAAAATGCTGGCAATCAGAATGTAACGGTCAGGCTTCCAGGATGGGACACCGCAGGAAGTTTTGAAATTTATGTTAAAGCCAAGACGGTCACGACAATTGCAATGGATTCTGCCCCTGCAAAAACAGAGTACGTTGCAGGAAAAGACACCAAATTAGATGTTTCCGGCGGTAAGTTGAAAGTTACTTATGATAATGGTGTCACGGAAAGCATCGCTCTGACAGATGTAATGTGTTCAGGATACGACTTAAATACGCTGGGTACTCAGACAGTGACGGTTACTTATGGTGAAAAGACAACGTCTTTCACGATTAATGTGCGCAAAGAAATTGACAGACTTGAAGTGACACCGCCAACAAAATTAGAATATGTTGAAGGACAGACTTTTGACCCAGCCGGAGGAAAAGTCAAATTAATCTATACAGACAAAACTGAAGAAACCGTTGACCTGACAGCCGAAATGTGTCAGGGAATGGATATGAGCAAAGCTGGTACCTACGCGGTCATGGTTAGCTGCCAGAATAAACAAGTGGAGAAAGCTTTTGATGTAAAAGTCATTCCTAAAACAATTGTAGCGGCACAGTTTACCGCACCAACCAGTGACCAAACAAATTATCTGGAAGGAAAGAAGAATCAGCATCTCGATCTGACAGGAGCCCACTGGACAGCACAGTACAACGATGGCGATGAAAAAGAAATAGCAGTGACAGAAGCTATGTGTTCGGATTATGATTTTAACAAACCGGGCAATCAGACCGTAACAGTTACATTGCCTGAATGGAAGACGCCAGCCACTTTTGCTATTACAGTTATTGAAAAAACTGTTACTGGAGTTTCAATGAACACTCTGCCGGGCAAAACGGAATATATTGCCGGACAGGACATGAGCTTAGATGTAACAGGTGGAAAACTTAGCATCGTTTATGATAATGGCAATTCCGAAATTGTTAATCTGACAGCGGATATGTGTTCAACAGTCGATTTGACAACACTTGGCGTACAGACCGTCAAGGTAACTTATGCCGAAAAAGAGACAAGTTTTAATATTTCAGTTAAGAAAGCTTTAAAAACGATCGAGTGGAATACCGAACCGACGAAAACGACTTATAAACAGGGCAGTGCATTTGCCGCGGATGGCGCCATTAACGCAATCTATACAGACGGTTCAAACGCCCTGGCTATTCCGGTAACAGTAGAAATGTGCTCTGGCTACCAAATGGAAAAAGCCGGGAAACAGGTAGTGGTTGTCACTTACACTCAAAAGGCTGAAGATACAATTGTTGCAGGAAATAAAAGCTTAAGCTACACAATTGCGATTGATGGGATCACGCTGAAAACAACACCGCAGAAATTGGAATATAAGATGGGTGAAGCATTGAATCCTGCAGGATTATCTGTTGTTTTCTATGACAGTACAAAAGATGCTGAAGCAACCATTGTATGGGAATCCACTTTGCTTAAAGTAAGCGGATATGATGCAAATAAAGAGGGGACTCAGAAAATTACGGTTATTTATACGGATCATAATACTAAGGAAGAATATCAGCTGAAGGATGCCTTTGAAGTAACAGTTGTTAAACAGATACCAGTCAATAACGATAAAAACAAAAAGGACGGCAAGAATAATTCTTCTAATCCGTCTACAGGTACTGCAGCAGGTAGTGCGGCAGTTATCGCTGCTTTGTTTGTACTGACTGCAGTTGGTATAAGAGCTTATCAAATACGCAGAAAATGA